taaatgaacatattaaatatccacagtattatttttaatattattcaataatatgttataaatCTTTGGATATTTCgataaaacgttgaaaatttttggtgtgcctattgccatatattttattagttcaactactgctccgtagtgttcaactactgcagCTTGACAGAATTaattgttcaactactactcctttcatagtctatcttaaaaacgttgtcaaaatataaatattcaataatctttgttattttgcgcttcaataagttcaaaattgtttatattttcatgaaaatcacttatttgaactaataattacacctttatctattaaaaataGGGTCAAAtaagttttactttgaaacctgttcaactgggtactttaccttagtCATTGGTAGTGAAAAATCATCCATGATTCCTTATTGGTGATGGTAATTCAATAAGTGAAGGGCATATCTGTAGATGATCAATCATCCGTGACGACAAAATATTGTAATTGCAGTTACAAATACATATTTTCCcgtgaatatttaattacattacATACACTGTTCAAGTGTCTTAACATAGACATACTAAGCTATCTTTGTTCCTCGAGCATTGAATAAGTGAAAGACTTTTGAGTTACTATCACGAATCATGACCGTGGGAAAGTTTTGCACCGTTAGAGCTCATTGCAGAACTGACtgagactttttttatttatgaaaagttGATTCTGCAACATTGCCCAAAAAAAGGGCGATCTTTGTTTGATGAGAAAAGTTTGCCTTTTATTGTACCAACATTTCGAATTTCACAGTTCCTTTTTATCAGTCATTGTTTGTTGTCTTGGTGTAACATCCGTTTAAGCGTCATTACTCTAAGGAGAGCGTATCGTTGAGTAAATTTTACCTTAACATCACTCAACCCGTTACCGTTATATTATGTACTCTGTCTCTTCGTACTTCCGTCACGGAGAATGCGGTTTCCGGTTTGGGTTGTTGTACACCAAAAGGAACCGGAGGTGATTCTACGGCATCACTTTTTGCCTGAGAATCTTTCATGCTTGATTCCTGAATCGAAACAATAGGAAGCCTGATTTAGCGTTCCTTGACCATGATTTGCGGTTGTCAGGCAATTAACAAAATCTCTATAGTATTGTCATTAGCAATCTTgaagtcactatgtgactgccgtgatttgtggaatataaataaataaaatattggtttattaaataatgaattttgttaaattgcactgtactttcttaaatattgatatttttaaagatataaactcatcttgatgttacactcatcaagagctttcatttgagtacccacatgcattttttatatatttttcatatataaatatatacatatatataatatatataaatatatgaaaaattgatgtgggtactcaaatgaaaggtctcgataagtgtaacatcagaatgagcttatatctttaaaaatgtcagtagttaaaatacaaggtcgtttctcaatattgatatttttaaaaatataagctcatcccgatgatacactcatcaagagctttcatttgagtacccacatgcatttttgatatatttttcatatatacatatatataatatatataaatatatgaaaaattgatgtgggtactcaaatgaaaggtctcgataagtgtaacatcagaatgagcttatatctttaaaaatgtcagtagttaaaatacaaggtcgtttctcaatattgatatttttaaagatataagctcattccgatgttacactcattaagagctttcatttgagtacccacatgcatttttgatatatttttcatatataaatatatatgatatatataaatatatgaaaaattgatgtgggtactcaaatgaaaggtctcgataagtgtaacatcaggataagcttatatctttaaaaatgtcagtagttaagatacaaggtcgtttctcaatattgatatttttaaagatataagctcatcccgatgatacactcatgaagagctttcatttgagtacccacatgcatttttgatatatttttcatatatacctatatgtaatatatgtaaatatataaaatatatgaaaaattcatgtgggtactcaaatgaaaggtctcgatgagtgtaacatcaggatgagcttatatctcttaaaaatgtcaatagtttacaagatacaaggtaatttcttaactttgTATCCAGagatggaaaattatttttattctcttaataatataaattataatcgaAAATTAATGTTTATGTTTCAGCTCCCAGGTCCTCAAACACAGGTACAAACAATTTACCTCCCCTGACGTTTCACCAAGTCCACGGTGAAAACATACGTCTATGCAATGGTGCTACGATTGCCCGCCGGCATGAGAGTTTTTGTAAAGGGATAACATTTAGCGCGCGACCAGTTCGCGTTGGTGAAAAGGTAAATAGCAAACTTAAAAAGCAAACTTCTTAAATCACTCACTTCTTTCTACATTCTTTCTTTTCAACAACGTGGGTTCCTCGATACCTGAAAAGGAGTCCCCTAAAATTAATCGACCAGTCTTCGTGACTTAATAAGGTAGCTAGCTAGAGTCCGGCAAAATCTCCATTACATCACATAAAAATTCGACCGGGTCAAAAGAATATAAATGTCTGATTATagttttatgataatttagcCTTAAGCATGGAAATTTTTCAACCGCTTAACTTCCGTTACACTTTTTAACATACATTGACATCCGGTTCATCAAACACTTTCTTATCTCCATTCTTCCCAACCGAATTAAAGAAACAGGCATAATTTACCAAACAATCTAATCCATAAAGGTCTGCGTAAAATTCCTGGAGATGTCAAACAACTGGAGTGGCGTAATACGATTCGGTTTCACCAGCAACGATCCAGTTCACTTAAGAAACGGATTACCACGTTACGCTTGCCCGGATTTAACGAACAAGCCAGGGTATTGGGCAAAAGCACTGGCTGAGCGGTTCGCTGGCCGCGACACAGTTCTCTTTTATTACGTAACAGCAGCCGGTGATGTTCACTTCGGAGTCAACGGCGAGGAAAAGGGAGTCTTCTTCAGCGGAGTTGAAACCCGCGGTCCTCTTTGGGCGGTGATAGACGTCTACGGAAACAGCACCGCGATAGAGTTCCTGGATCCTAACAGACAGCACTTCAACAACATTAGACGCGGGGTTGAGCACAGCAACGAGGACAACGCCCAACCTAGCAGACACACTGCCATGGATGACGCTAGTAACGCGGGTCGGGATATTGTTGAGAAAATCATCGTTCCTACCATGCAAAACATGGTCCTCCATCATGGTCCAGAGCCAGATGTTGATCTTCCAGGGCTGAGATTTCAGCCATCAGGTGTTCTCTTCGCTCCACTGCCCTTCCATCCGTAAGTATCTTGATTTCATACAGCTTCCTttagtacactgataaaaaaaatgacgattcaagaaaaattctttcttcaaaatgtcattcttgttttaagtaattcaattctcttaacttaaaaaattgattcttGATTCAAGGAACTTGgttgttttaaaaaagtttggaaaatccaaatgagcatgccttaagcgctcatgtcatacataaattatttagatcataacaaaaattattcgtttttaatttgaattttcccgcgAGTAGTATTACCCCCTCTGTAGGtcgagctaaaaaaaaattttaacagatgataaaacagttagtaattataccatcatgtatgtatatagtttctgcttgtttatagttatttcaatcctgttttatgaaaaataatatatatggctgccgaaatcgcagaaaaagtcaccgaactgacagtcgaaaaaaattaactgtatcgaaacggaattattttgacacgcaaTTTTCAAAAGGGTTTTGACAAACTTCCTaaggaataaaacaaaaaaaaaattaaatcgtgaaagtgatttttgacaaagtttTGGTGTTATCAAGCCCAGTGCTTCTGTGAATACCACGCtctttattcatttaattcatcaaaaaaacgaattttttctgagaaatcttatttaatgataagaaaacttttttaacgtgttctgtagttattattatttatttcaatatgttttttatccctaatttttttcgtttaaattatgaaaattacgTTTTTATCGAACTTGCgatttttaggcgagagtagagcatacctgAGCGCTTGGCGCTTAAGGCGTGCAATGagatatatgggtgattctctgtaaggacgtcttaaatctgtacaaaattatccgaccaaattatttttgattttattagaaaaaaaattaccaagggctacaaaactatcttaatgataataaataaacaggcaatttaatttttgttttttttcgatatttgggtatcttttgccatataacataacagaggactgttttttttttatcaaattgaaaaaaatcaagcaaactatttcaatgcattcaactttttaagttctcaatgaatttttacattaattagaataatattaagacttatggatcgaattttataaataaattataaataaaaatagttgccaggggactgagttttgaagtggctcAGACacatttccagcacaaacgatgctttgacactaaataaaatgccgataaagtgctaacagccctatggttattaactaaAGGCTAGTTaaatccttataaaccttacaaaaggtaaaataacacgctggatttttttttttggctttgaacttctggcaggggactgttcttaaaatgcctgggacaaactttggtttaatgaatttaatgaaacaaattaatttttggtactttttattgaagaagattgttagttaactaattaagtttataaaaattatggaccaaattatatattatggacgaataacttaaaatttaatcttaaagttttaattttcggaaagggacagcccaggggactgttatttcggtggtttacgaatttatagcaaaaaaactaaaatttatttcattgtaattttcaatgctccaaatagaaatgtttttttactttcataataaacttttttttagtaaaaaaataacaatttttctactaaaaaaatgtctgggacagcaaaaaacatccttacagagtacccttataacattataaataaaaaaatttgttcttgaatcaacaatcaataattcttgatatgaaataaaataattttttattgaagagaatcgttttttaataaacaattcaCTTGTATCGATCGAAGATCATAGTCTCGAACCAAGTAAAAATATCGATCAGTGATTAGACCTCTCAATCCAAGAAACATGAATTCAAGAATTTCTCGAAGTAAAACAACTAGTTctcttgaaaataatttttatcagctAATCGTGCACATCCTGActgttaattaacaaaacaatttatcTTGCAGAGTCCGTGGCCGGAACATCCGGTTCAGTAATCAGCAATGCGTGGCAACACGCAATGATACCGAGTTTTGTCACGGTTACGCATTCACAAATCGTCCGTTGATACTAGGAGAGCGTCTAGTCGTCCAAATCCTCTCTACAGAACCAATGTACGTCGGAGCTTTGGCTCTCGGCTTAACCTCCTGCGACCCAGCCCGCCTAACAGCCGAAGATCTTCCAGATGACAGCGACCTTTTACTAGACCGTCCGGAATACTGGGTGGTGTCCAAAGACGTAGCTTCCTCTCCCCAACCTGGTGACGAGATAGCCTTCACAGTGACCCACTACGGCGAGGTCCAGATGTCCAAGAACGGCGGCCCACCCAACATAGTGATGCACGTCGACCAGAGTCTCCAACTTTGGGCGTTTGTCGACGTCTACGGCAGCACCCAGAGAGTTAGAATGCTAGCTAGCAGGCCATCTTCTCCACCACGTCAACGACAAGCCACTGCAGTTGCTCCTTCGAATCCCGTTAGTGTCCCAGTTGCTCCAACCACTCCAGCAGCAACTCATCCAGCTACTCCCCAACCACTTGTGACTCCTCACCAGAACCACCAAGGACACGTCACTGAATTAACCAGATACCCAGACATGGTCCAGGTTAAGTCAGGCATTGGCGGTCAAACTGTCCTAGTAGTGAACCTTCCACCTCAACAGAACTACCCTCCCGCTTCTCCACCAGTTTACGGTTCCACCAACCGATCTCCGGGATTCTACCCAAGTGGATCCAGCACAGGACCAACTGGTTCCACTGGTTCCACTGGAACGAATCCCGTAGCTGCTTCAACGCCCAGAGCTTCGCCTCCGGTGTTAACTGGAACGATGAGCAGCACTGGCTCGTCTACCTACGTTGACCCTGTTACTTACCAAGCTGTTGATTCTAGTACCTTGACCCTCCAAGGTACTGGGAGCAGTCATTTGCAGCAGTGGAGTGAAAAGCTTCAACCTACTCCTGGTCAGCCCAGCGAATGCTCAATCTGCTACGAAAGGAACATTGATAGTGTCCTTTACATGTGTGGTCACATGTGCATGTGTTATCCCTGCGCGATTCAACAATGGCGGGGTAAAGGTGGTGGACAGTGCCCTCTGTGCAGAGCGCAGATTAGGGACGTTATCAGGATTTACCGGTCTTGAATCAAATTCTAGATTGGTAAGCTTGTTTTGTGATTAGATCGGATGATTGGATGCTTGCTTGTGGTGAGTCGCGCGGGCGTGATATGTTATTTAAGgagattttttctttaaaaatgatgTGTAAAAGTTTTctgcacggaaaaaacaagatgacactggatatcatcccagattataatcagtgatatctgtggtgaaaaaaaattttagatagtagctaaaaaaatccagattatactgcgttatatctggattatactcattgtaatctggattatactcattgtaatctggattatactagctactatctgaatttttgtttactcagtataatctgggatgatatccagtgtcatcttgttctttccgtatGAATGAagttttgttttgtttaacaCGCGTGcctaaaggtaaaagggcttATAGCTAGGGTTTATAGGAATTTGTGTTGAAAAAGcgtataaaacattttttttgccattcggtTTGAAATTGTCTGAAACGTTAAaatctgtgaaaaaaaaagttggtattctaaagctaaaagggcctATCTcaagacatacgccctttcaGCTTTAAGAAAAGTACTacttaaaggtaaaagggtgcataaaaaaaaattgtagttttgataccaaatgttaaataatagtttcatGAGACAAGTTATACGAAATAACAGCCTCATATACAAAGTTtgatataaacaaataaaaaataaatcactcAAAAACAAATAacgtaaaaattaagtaataaaaaaaatcacaatgacAGATaacattgaaatattttgaaatttcccGCTTTAATCGCCCTATTGAATATAACTACTGGCGCCGTTCACACAACAGCTGTTTCATCATGATCAAGAATCCAGAatccaaattttaaaataactatttcttgaaataaaaagCGAGTAAATAATCACGcgtattttattgttttttggatatattttcttttttaactttaaaaaattgtatatttgAGGTTTTACGCCGCTACTACcacagaaagtttttttttcacatttttaaactacgaATATGTTCTTTTGTAAACTggccgaaaaaaattatacgccctttcacCTTTAGATCACCAAAATtacaaattcttaaaattaaaagggcgtataattaaagatatacgcccttttatctttgtaatttttttttcaattttaagcgtAGAATATGTCTACTACTCGATtggcaagaaaaaaaaatatgcgcccttttacctttgcaaaggtaaaagggcgcataaattgttataagcccttttacctttaggCACGCAAACAATTGTGTGCTTCCTCCAGCTCATATACTGTCattgcgattaaaattttCCCGCGGTTTGTTTGAATATGCGCAGTAGCTACTACGCATGCGCAATAGATCTCAGGCATGCGCAGTAGGGTTTTAAGcgcagataaaaaataatacaagttTTGACGAATGTaatcttttaaatataatcaaaTGCCGTTagttaaatcaaaaatttcgcaTATCAACGCGATTTATAtcgtatatttttttgttgtataATCGCGAGAGAGAATGTGAGAGACTGAGTCTTGGGCTCTGAACTGGcgggaaataataataaacaaaataataacttaaatatttaaaatattaacaaagaatgaaaataaacaatttatattaataattattaactagaTAGTAACAACGATTTATgccaaaatatttatcattttttttctttagttttttaatcgtatttttttttatttttcattttttacttcatAATTTCACGCGAcagcattaatttttttttcagtttttcaaaataataaacaagaaATACCAAAGACATTTTTAACATAACCTGCAATAGATAAGATATTTTTCCTCACTGtgaggaaaaattaaaaaaaaaattatttttttttttgttgcaaggaggttcgagcgaatctaatgtgaaaaataatttccaactttgagctttgaaattaagtatacgtataaataaatacgtgaTTTATCTAatcacaaaatttaaaaaagattcaccgtttagttacttagatattaaatttcaaaaatcacattttttatctccttatacacgggctcttatggcggacaaactttagtcgagactttaattatttttttcaatattaacctcccaactttaacgaataaaaaactatacacaagaaacttggattattgtaaaatataaaaaaaatttaataataatacattaccgatataattttagaaatatttgaagtttaatttaaagtttttgactcgtttatcgtcagctattAATTCGGATAAAGATTTGGCAAcgtcgcgtcaacagctgagaaaaaagaaaaagatagaaatatagttacagagagagaaatatttaactcacacactcatccacgtctctgtaatgggtataatcaaacgcgctgttgccaaatctgtttatttaatccGGCAATTAATAAATGcgaaagttattttattactttattttattaaataagtaaaaatcatcaattattaaattgttcaaattattttaaattaaaataaagaattttgacgaatattgggaagactgaaagtaaaaaaaaatttaaacattattttgactcataagttacgctcgaacctccttaatAAATTGGTGCCTTGATTTTAGACAGACGCAcggataaaatattaaattgacaaaaaaatggaAACATAATAGGTTAAGTCgcgtttatttataaattcatataaatatatatttaagcatatatatatatatatattgatacATTAAATGTAAGCAcgcaataacaataatgagcATGTAGTGAAATCTCTAgtccataaaataaatttaaaaaaaattaaaaaaatttattaatcaacgaATAAGccggaataaaattattttgaaataaatatttaaaaattgtatttggcttttatttatttggattttttttatataaacacaaaatttatatttaaaatatttatattataataattatgaatgacggtaattaataattaatatttacgaattttttaaaaatataattatgctTATATCCCGTCCTGCTGGTTATTATACGAcgaaaatagtaattattaattattaattattgattgcGAAATTAATTGTGCGCTTAGTGTGTAACTTTTGTAATATATTACCTTAggcattattatcattatcattattattattattattattattattgataatttataagtgAAACTGTTTTACAGCCAAGCCAATAAACGATAATTATAAAACGAGTGactttgtttataattactattattattataattattatgattattataaatagcaGTAATTGgctattaatattgataatattaatattaatactgacataaaatttatacatatgTAATATAAACTTGATATAAATGTGTGCTCACACAAACGAATTCtcgtaataaaaacaatttaaaaaatatttacctgcttttaattatttatttaataattaacattttttatttaatatttttaaaaattaattttaagtaattaaaaaattaatgatataaaaaataattttttttaatcaaaaatttcttagaagtaaatttttcattcttgatttttacttttttttttatttatttatttatttaataaaggttctttaattaagataataattttttacaaaaataatttattacgcTAAAGTAATTTAGTAAacttaaaacaataaaaaacagtaaattaattttctcaaaaaaaaaaaaaatagtgagaaaattttattacttagtagcccgtgtaaaaaaaaattgtcttaaaattgccgttcgtttaagatcttaaacgtgacacaaaccaagactattttaagactcttaagacgcgaaaaaaattaaatccgagagcagatttttaaaattctggtTCTCGAATTTGcggtgaaaattaatttttatacattttttagacCATTTTATGACTTTCTaaccgcaatatttttgagtaagatgtttttaaattgttaaaaaattatcatccggcaattttaagacttttttaagacgttccgttttaatgttccggggctctgtcgctgttagctcatcttaaaatagtctctaaatttatttttaagactaatttaagatcattttaagacaatttaaaaacgctccataataattttccgGAGCTGTCATTGTGATATCATCTTAAAAAAgcctggaaattttttataatttttttaagactattttaagattttttcaagacgattttaagatttttttaagactattttaagatttttttgagactattttaagattttttaaagactATTCAAAGAcgcaaaattattaagaagtcttaaaaaagtcttaaaattgtcggttgataattttttaacaattttaaattcaatttaaaaacatcttactcaaaaatattgcggttagaaagtcataaaatcgtctaaaaattaattttcacaaaaaattcgagaaccaaaatttcaaaaatctactctcggaattttttttttggcgtcttataagagtcttaaaattgtcttggtttgtgtcacgtttaagatcttaaacgaacgacaattttaagacaattttaagacgatttttttttcacacgggagataaatcatttttattcacaattttgttttttattattattttacttttatattatatttttaacttcccgctaagaaaattgaaaattttcaaaaatcgggaagttattggttttaccccgtttttcgaaaatcgagttttcatcagatctcgacgttttgaggtcctaggaagctttcctgactattcccgcgagggtgtcactatgtctgtatgtatgtgtgtgtgtgtgtgtgtgtgtgtgtaagtatgtaaacctcttataacttttgaacggttaaaccgatttcatcgcggttggtgccattcgaaagggcttgaccaaacttagatttcctgttaatttaaaccgattcggaccgatagattttgagaaatttggagaaatctaaaaaaaagtaggaaaaaaattttttttctgaagtggtttttttgggataacttttaaacggctcaaccgatcgattccgaaaactaatcagctctcaaccttgaaa
The sequence above is drawn from the Cotesia glomerata isolate CgM1 linkage group LG4, MPM_Cglom_v2.3, whole genome shotgun sequence genome and encodes:
- the LOC123262884 gene encoding protein neuralized isoform X1 — encoded protein: MGVVGGECAVKGTGVKSHPCHCCGSTRISTAVGPSVVIQVHKHRRSSRKSQSNLNNNNINHHQELVFVQEPEVLPPNSPTTTSTDNILAPLKSKMKVLKKLKRKMGLAPRSSNTGTNNLPPLTFHQVHGENIRLCNGATIARRHESFCKGITFSARPVRVGEKVCVKFLEMSNNWSGVIRFGFTSNDPVHLRNGLPRYACPDLTNKPGYWAKALAERFAGRDTVLFYYVTAAGDVHFGVNGEEKGVFFSGVETRGPLWAVIDVYGNSTAIEFLDPNRQHFNNIRRGVEHSNEDNAQPSRHTAMDDASNAGRDIVEKIIVPTMQNMVLHHGPEPDVDLPGLRFQPSGVLFAPLPFHPVRGRNIRFSNQQCVATRNDTEFCHGYAFTNRPLILGERLVVQILSTEPMYVGALALGLTSCDPARLTAEDLPDDSDLLLDRPEYWVVSKDVASSPQPGDEIAFTVTHYGEVQMSKNGGPPNIVMHVDQSLQLWAFVDVYGSTQRVRMLASRPSSPPRQRQATAVAPSNPVSVPVAPTTPAATHPATPQPLVTPHQNHQGHVTELTRYPDMVQVKSGIGGQTVLVVNLPPQQNYPPASPPVYGSTNRSPGFYPSGSSTGPTGSTGSTGTNPVAASTPRASPPVLTGTMSSTGSSTYVDPVTYQAVDSSTLTLQGTGSSHLQQWSEKLQPTPGQPSECSICYERNIDSVLYMCGHMCMCYPCAIQQWRGKGGGQCPLCRAQIRDVIRIYRS
- the LOC123262884 gene encoding protein neuralized isoform X3: MGQSSSNPGHNAPRSSNTGTNNLPPLTFHQVHGENIRLCNGATIARRHESFCKGITFSARPVRVGEKVCVKFLEMSNNWSGVIRFGFTSNDPVHLRNGLPRYACPDLTNKPGYWAKALAERFAGRDTVLFYYVTAAGDVHFGVNGEEKGVFFSGVETRGPLWAVIDVYGNSTAIEFLDPNRQHFNNIRRGVEHSNEDNAQPSRHTAMDDASNAGRDIVEKIIVPTMQNMVLHHGPEPDVDLPGLRFQPSGVLFAPLPFHPVRGRNIRFSNQQCVATRNDTEFCHGYAFTNRPLILGERLVVQILSTEPMYVGALALGLTSCDPARLTAEDLPDDSDLLLDRPEYWVVSKDVASSPQPGDEIAFTVTHYGEVQMSKNGGPPNIVMHVDQSLQLWAFVDVYGSTQRVRMLASRPSSPPRQRQATAVAPSNPVSVPVAPTTPAATHPATPQPLVTPHQNHQGHVTELTRYPDMVQVKSGIGGQTVLVVNLPPQQNYPPASPPVYGSTNRSPGFYPSGSSTGPTGSTGSTGTNPVAASTPRASPPVLTGTMSSTGSSTYVDPVTYQAVDSSTLTLQGTGSSHLQQWSEKLQPTPGQPSECSICYERNIDSVLYMCGHMCMCYPCAIQQWRGKGGGQCPLCRAQIRDVIRIYRS
- the LOC123262884 gene encoding protein neuralized isoform X2; its protein translation is MSLSYSRTRRPLTVGRARRVAQMRLNAPRSSNTGTNNLPPLTFHQVHGENIRLCNGATIARRHESFCKGITFSARPVRVGEKVCVKFLEMSNNWSGVIRFGFTSNDPVHLRNGLPRYACPDLTNKPGYWAKALAERFAGRDTVLFYYVTAAGDVHFGVNGEEKGVFFSGVETRGPLWAVIDVYGNSTAIEFLDPNRQHFNNIRRGVEHSNEDNAQPSRHTAMDDASNAGRDIVEKIIVPTMQNMVLHHGPEPDVDLPGLRFQPSGVLFAPLPFHPVRGRNIRFSNQQCVATRNDTEFCHGYAFTNRPLILGERLVVQILSTEPMYVGALALGLTSCDPARLTAEDLPDDSDLLLDRPEYWVVSKDVASSPQPGDEIAFTVTHYGEVQMSKNGGPPNIVMHVDQSLQLWAFVDVYGSTQRVRMLASRPSSPPRQRQATAVAPSNPVSVPVAPTTPAATHPATPQPLVTPHQNHQGHVTELTRYPDMVQVKSGIGGQTVLVVNLPPQQNYPPASPPVYGSTNRSPGFYPSGSSTGPTGSTGSTGTNPVAASTPRASPPVLTGTMSSTGSSTYVDPVTYQAVDSSTLTLQGTGSSHLQQWSEKLQPTPGQPSECSICYERNIDSVLYMCGHMCMCYPCAIQQWRGKGGGQCPLCRAQIRDVIRIYRS